One genomic window of Fusarium keratoplasticum isolate Fu6.1 chromosome 3, whole genome shotgun sequence includes the following:
- a CDS encoding MFS domain-containing protein, which produces MKDQQMASSVEVTLPEKGPIVDVESAPSSSPPSIPDAGQDSDDSLDSLGKDVEGDLGAWACVLGSLLFLIPSFGFMASIGTVQSYLSLNQLSNYSVSQVGWISGVYLFLSLIFNFQIGSILDRYGPRVLSPVGGVFSTATFLLLAECKTYWQFMLCFGVFGSIGTGIDCTTAIGVVGKLFVRRRGLAIGTAVLGTSLGSIIFPLLLRSTFQSLGWAWSMRIVALVVGIVSVLGVICFLPFDRLVAANSTSTEAKSEGFSLDLSAWRNPTFVFVSCGVFLIEFVVFGIGGLLPTISTGAGFTAEDGYTLLSILGACSCVGRFSMGFIGDRLGALNSMIAVMILTIIFMATIFIPFSTTSAPLLYTFSALWGYCSGSFYALSPVCTGKTCEPKDYARYYGSTNFSVGIALLLANPLSGIMLEKLGAQPLACFYLAIVFLAGVSFTVARGLLIGNFATLKTKM; this is translated from the exons ATGAAGGACCAGCAGATGGCTTCCTCTGTCGAAGTGACACTCCCTGAAAAGGGCCCAATCGTCGACGTGGAGAGTGCACCAAgctcatctcctccatctaTCCCTGATGCAGGCCAAGACTCAGACGATTCATTAGACTCCTTGGGAAAAGATGTCGAGGGAGACCTCGGTGCCTGGGCATGCGTGCTTGGATCCTTACTGTTCCTGATCCCTTCCTTCG GTTTCATGGCTTCCATCGGAACAGTGCAGTCCTacctcagcctcaaccaACTGAGCAACTATTCCGTCAGCCAAGTTGGTTGGATCAGTGGAGTGtacctcttcctctccctcatcttcaacttccagaTCGGGTCTATCCTTGATCGATATGGACCCCGGGTTCTGAGTCCCGTAGGGGGCGTCTTTTCCACTGCCACGTTCCTACTCCTCGCCGAGTGCAAGACTTATTGGCAGTTTATGCTGTGCTTTGGTGTCTTTGGAAGTATTGGCACGGGTATCGACTGCACCACAGCTATCGGTGTGGTTGGAAAGCTCTTTGTTCGTCGTCGTGGCTTGGCCATCGGCACAGCGGTTCTGGGAACATCCCTCGGTTCCATCATCTTTCCCCTCCTCCTACGCTCCACGTTCCAATCTCTCGGGTGGGCGTGGTCGATGAGAATTGTGGCCCTGGTCGTGGGCATTGTATCGGTGCTGGGAGTCATCTGCTTCCTCCCTTTCGACCGACTTGTTGCCGCCAACTCGACCTCCACCGAGGCCAAGTCTGAAGGCTTCTCTCTTGATCTATCAGCTTGGAGGAACCCGACCTTTGTGTTTGTATCTTGCGGCGTTTTTCTGATCGAGTTTGTTGTTTTCGGCATCGGTGGGCTTTTGCCTACTATCTCAACCGGCGCGGGCTTTACAGCAGAGGATGGATATACCCTTCTTTCCATCCTGGGTGCTTGCTCTTGTGTTGGCCGTTTCAGCATGGGCTTTATCGGTGACAGATTAGGAGCTCTCAACTCGATGATCGCTGTCATGATCCTCACCATTATCTTCATGGCCACGATCTTCATTCCCTTCAGTACCACATCAGCTCCTCTGCTGTACACCTTCAGTGCACTTTGGGGATACTGCTCGGGGTCGTTTTACGCACTCTCACCTG TTTGCACGGGTAAAACATGCGAGCCCAAAGACTATGCCAGATACTATG GATCAACCAACTTTTCCGTCGGAATCGCACTGCTGCTAGCCAATCCTCTCAGTGGCATcatgctggagaagctgggcgCTCAGCCATTGGCATGCTTTTATCTTGCCATTGTCTTTCTCGCGGGCGTGTCTTTTACTGTGGCCCGAGGTCTGCTCATCGGAAACTTTGCTACCTTGAAAACCAAGATGTAG